GGCTCGCTGATTCCGCCGTCGATCCTTTTCATTCTTTACGGCGTCTTCACCGAGCAATCGATCTCCAAGCTCTTCGTCGCCGCGATCGTTCCGGGACTGCTCTCGCTCGCCGCTTATCTCCTGGTGATCTACATCTGGGTGCGCATCAGGCCCGAAGCCGCGCCGGTGCCCCGGGACGCCATCGCCCGAGACGACCGTTGGCAGGCGCTCGGGCGCTGCTGGGCCATCGTCGCGATCTTCACGGTCGTGATCGGCGGCATCTACGGCGGGGTCTTCACCCCGACCGAAGCCGCCGGTATCGGGGCCTGTGCGACGCTTCTGCTCGGCCTTCTGCTCGGCCGTCTCAGCCGCGAGAAGATCGTCTCGGCCCTGCGCGAAAGCGTGTTTCAGTCGTCGATGATTTTCGCGATCGCCATCGGCGGCAAGATCTACGTCAGCTTCATCGCGCTGACTGGCCTGTCCGGCGCCATCACCGATTGGATCGCCCATATCGACGCCTCGATGCTCGTCGTCCTCGCGGTCATCGTGGTGATGTACCTGATCCTCGGCATGTTTCTCGATCCCATCGGGATCATCCTGCTGACCTTGCCCCTGACCATTCCGATCGTCGAGAGCTACGGTCTGTCCCTCATCTGGTTCGGCGTCGTGGTCATAAAACTTCTGGAGATCGGGCTCGTCACGCCGCCCATAGGGCTCAACGTCTTCGTCATCAAATCGATCGTCGGAGACAAGGTGAGACTGGAGACCATCTTCGTTGGCATCGCCTGGTTCCTGCTGATCGAGATCGTCGTACTCGGCCTGATCATGGGCGTGCCGGGCTTGTCGCTCTGGCTCCCGAGCTTGCTGTAGCGGCGAGACGGATGCCGCGTGGCGCCTACGCGATCCGAGCCTTTTCGAGCCTGGACCGAATCAATCCGCCAACAGGTACCACTGATATTCTTGCGGCGTGATGGCGGCCTCGAAGGTCTCGTACTCGGCCTCCTTCGCCTGCACGTAGAGATCGACGTAGTCCTTGCCCAGGTAGTCGCGTAGCAGCTTGCCGCGGCGCAACCTCTGCAAGGCCCGGCGCGGACGCATCGGCAGGGCGGGGTCGAAGGCGGTGGCCGCGTTTCCGCTGGCCGGCGGTCCGGGGTCGAGCCTGTTGGCGATGCCGTGATGCATCCCGGCGAGCAGCGCCGCCAGCGTCAGGTAGGGGTTGGCGTCTGCGCCGGGCATGCGGTGCTCGACCCGCTTGGCGGTGCCGCTGCCCAAGGGAATGCGGAGCGCGACGGAGCGGTTCTCCTCGGCCCAGGAACGGCGGATCGGGACGAAGACGTCCGGCTGGTAGCGGCGGTAGGAATTGATGTTGGGCGCCAGGAAGGCCATGGCCTCGGGCAGGGTGGCCAGCAGGCCGCCGAGCGCATGGCGGAACCTGTCGCTGATCCCGCCCTGGCCGTCGTCCAGGACGTTGCGTCCTTCGGCATCGAACAGGCTGATATGCAGATGCATCCCGTTGCCGGCTTCCTCCGGATAGGGCTTGGCCATGAAGGTGGCCTGCATATCGTACTTCCGTGCGACGCCCTTGACCGCGCGCTTGAAGAGAACGCAGTCGTCGGCGGCGGCCAACGGATCTTCCACGTGACGCAGATTGATCTCGAACTGCCCGGGAGCGTACTCGGCGGAGATGGCGCCGGTGGGCACGCCCTGCGCCTTGCAGCTCTCGACGATGTCGGTCAGCACGGCGCCGAAGGTATCGACCTGGTCCATGCCGTAAACCTGCGTGGCGCGGTCGCGCTCGCCCGTCGCGGGGGAGAAGGGCGGCTGCGGGGCGCCCAGGGCGCCCCGCGACCGGTCGATCAGATAGAACTCCAGTTCGAAGGCGACGCAGGCCGTCAGTCCCAACTCGGACTCCAGGTTTTGGGCGACGCGGGCCAGGACGTTGCGCGGCTCGAAGAAGAGCGGCTGGCCGTCGCGCTGGCGACAGGTCAGAAGTACCTGGGCCAGCGGTTGGGCCGACCAGGGCACTCGGTCGAGCGTGTCCGGGATCGGCACCGCGAAGCAGTCGGGATCGCCGTCGGAAAAGCCCCTGCCGCCGGCATCCGTGTTCGCGCCGGCGGTGTCGAGCAGAAAGCTGGAGGCCGGGAAGGCCAGACCGTCGCCGAAAATGCGGGACAGATCGGCGACGGGATAGCGCTTGCCGCGGACGACGCCCGAGAGATCGGCGAAGATGACGTCGACCGCCTGGGTGTCGGGAAACTCGGCGAGGAACGCGCGAACCTCGCGCAAGGACTCTTCGGTCATGGAGGCGTTCGTTCGCCGTCTATTCCAGCTCGATCACGGCGTCGACCTCGACCGCCACGTCGATCGGCAGACCGCCGGCAGAGACCGCGGTACGGCAGTGCTTGCCCTTGTCGCCGAAGACCTCGACCATCACGTCGGACGCGCCGTTCACGACCTTGGGCTGGTCCGTGAAATCGGGGGTGGAATTGACGAAACCGCCCAGGCGGACGACGCGCTTCACCTTGTCCAGGTCGCCGCCGGCCGCGGCCTTCATCTGGGCGATCAGGTTGATGGCGCAGATCCGCGCCGCCTGCTGCCCTTCTTCGACCGAGAAGGTCGCGCCGACCTTGCCGAGGAACTGCGGCTTGCCGTCGACCAGGGGAACCTGGCCCGAGATGAAGACCAGCTTGCCCACGGCGACGAAAGGCACGTAGTTCGCGACCGGCGCGGCCGGTTCCGGAACCTCGATACCCAAGTCCTTCAGCTTCGCGTCGATCGTTCCGGCCATGGCGCGGCTCTCCTCCCTGTCGGCTCTCGCATGTCTCTTGCTGATGACCGCGAGCGGTTGCCCACGGCGCGCGGAGAGTAGCCGAGCGGAAGGCCGGAAGGGAAGTGTCGGCGAAGCGCTGAGCTTCGTTTGGAGAGAAAATCGGATCGGCGGGAGGCGAAGCACCTCCGGCCGATCTCCTCCTTGGGTCCTGGGTGGGACCCTACCTGAACTTGGGTCCTGGGCGGGGCCCTACCTGAACTTGGCTCCTAGGCGGCCCTTGCCTGAGTGCGGGCCTTAAGACGCGATCGGGCGTCCGTCATCTCGCGCCGCAGCTCCTCAACCGTCGACCCGGAGACTTCCAGAAGCTTCCAGGTCAATTCGTCCTCCAGCAGGTCCTCGAGTCTCGGCTCACGGTTGTTGGTCCAAGTCTTAGCCATCTGATCCTCGCTCTTCGACGCTCGTCCCTACGTGTCCTTCATGTGGGGACACCTGTTAGCGGCTGCCTATGACAAAGCCGAGGCGCAACAGTGGCGACCCTATGAATGTGACCTTCATCACAGTCATCGCTCGAACCCCTCCGAAAAGCTGGGCTCGCGCGTCGCTCCCTGGAATTTTGCGCCAAACGTCTATGGCACTTGGCGATCTGCCGGTTGCCGACGGTCTAACCCGGGTCGTATGAAGGCTTTCTTAAGTTGTAGGGTTAAAGCATAAAGGACAATCAATGGCTGCGCCAGCGGTCAATCGCCGTCGGCCCGGACGCCACGTGGAAGGGACGTCTCGATCGAGACCGCTCCAAATTCGAAGACAGACGTGCTTTACGGCGATTTGGAAACGGGTTTCGGAACGCTTCGATCAGTGTACCCTCGGCCGGACCGAAAACCATCGACAACAGGAAACGGTATGGCGCCTGCCTACGATGAAGGTCGCATCCGCTCTGCGCTCGAACACGCGTGGTCTCTCGACACCGCTGTACAGTGGACGCCGGAAAATCCCGCATCCGGCCAATGCAACGTGACGGCCGTAGTTATTCTTGATTTGTTCGGAGGTGACCTACTCCGAACGCGGCTGCCTGGAGTCTGGCACTATTACAACAGGCTGGAGGGGCGGCGCGTGGATTTCACAGACAGTCAATTTAGCGCGCCGGGTGCGCTTTTCGCTGCTCCGGCAGAGTACGACGATGACGTCACGACGCGCGAAGCTGCGATGACCGGTATCCCCTTACGGGAATACGAAGCTCTCAAGGCTTCGCTTGTTGCGCACTTGTAGTTTGTTCGTCGCCGCGAAACCGCTGTCTGCTGTCGCGACGAGACGTCAGGAGCGGACAAGAGGCGCCTGCCTGTGAAAAAACAGGGAGCGGAACCATCTCGACGGTCCCGCTCCCGTTCTCGTCACCGGCTTTCCGGCGATCTGTCGTGTCGCCAGAGGCGTCAGGAACAGCCGCTGGTGGAGCCGCAGGTGGTGCACTTCATGCAGGTGCCGTTGCGGACCAGAGTGAAGTTGCCGCACTCGCCGCAGGCATCGCCTTCGTAGCCTTTCATGCGGGCCTCGCGGATGCGCTCCAGGCGCTGGTCGACTTCGCTGCCGATCCTGCGGCTGACCGATACCTCCTGGGATACGAAGCTGGCGGTTTGAACGCCGGCCGGCGCTGCGGCCGTGTCTCCGGCATAGCCCGGACCGTCGGTGCCGGTCGCCTCGAACTGCACCGCGGTTTCCTGCGCACCGCCCTTCAGCCCGCCCTGGGCACCGCCCGGCAGAACCAGCAATTGGTTGCGGACGTAGCCGCGCGAGGTGACGCGTCGCACCGTCTCGGTGATCGCCTGCTCGACCTGGTCTTCCAGGTTGGACTGAGCCTCGCCGCGCCCCGTCGCGTCCGGCAGAACGTCGTCCGGCGCCACATGGGCCAGATCGTTGCGGCCGAGGTAGCTGACCGCCAGCTCGCGGAAGATGTAGTCCAGCACGCTGGTCGCCATCTTGATCGCGTCGTTGCCCTCGACCATGCCGGACGGCTCGAAGCGGGTGAAGGTGTAGGCCTCCACGTACTCCTCGAGCGGTACGCCGTACTGCAGGCCGATCGAGATGGCGATGGCGAAGTTGTTCATCAGGCTGCGGAAGGCCGCGCCTTCCTTGTGCATGTCGACGAAGATCTCGCCGAGGCTGCCGTCCTCGTACTCGCCGGTGCGCAGGTAGACCTTGTGGCCGCCGACCACGGCCTTCTGTGTGTAGCCCTTGCGCCGGCCGGGCAGACGCTGGCGGCTGACTTCCCGCTCGATGATCCGCTCGACGATCTTCTCTGCGACCAGGCTGGCCTTGGCGGCGGTCGGGGCGGCCGTCAGGGCCTCCGCCAACTCCTCCGCGTCTTCCTCAGCCTCATCGTCGATCAGGCCCGACGCGAGCGGCTGGCTGAGCTTGGAGCCGTCGCGATAGAGCGCGTTGGCCTTGATGCCCAGCCTCCAGGACAGCTCGTAAGCCGCCTGGCAGTCCTCGACGGTGGCCTCGTTCGGCATGTTGATGGTCTTGGAGATGGCGCCCGAGATGAAGGGCTGGGCCGCGGCCATCATGCGGATGTGGGATTCGGCGG
This genomic window from Algihabitans albus contains:
- a CDS encoding RidA family protein, with product MAGTIDAKLKDLGIEVPEPAAPVANYVPFVAVGKLVFISGQVPLVDGKPQFLGKVGATFSVEEGQQAARICAINLIAQMKAAAGGDLDKVKRVVRLGGFVNSTPDFTDQPKVVNGASDVMVEVFGDKGKHCRTAVSAGGLPIDVAVEVDAVIELE
- a CDS encoding TRAP transporter large permease; protein product: MEPLLVGGLALGVTLALLALRVPIAAALGITASIGIFIIFGWRPGGNFNPDAAWRPTLSLIGNGPYTFITGFSLSTVPLFILMGHLAYEAGFTTDIYRAARLWLARLPGGVAMASVVGCGGFSAITGSSVACAAAMGRIAIPEMLRFGYAKSLAAGSVAIGGTLGSLIPPSILFILYGVFTEQSISKLFVAAIVPGLLSLAAYLLVIYIWVRIRPEAAPVPRDAIARDDRWQALGRCWAIVAIFTVVIGGIYGGVFTPTEAAGIGACATLLLGLLLGRLSREKIVSALRESVFQSSMIFAIAIGGKIYVSFIALTGLSGAITDWIAHIDASMLVVLAVIVVMYLILGMFLDPIGIILLTLPLTIPIVESYGLSLIWFGVVVIKLLEIGLVTPPIGLNVFVIKSIVGDKVRLETIFVGIAWFLLIEIVVLGLIMGVPGLSLWLPSLL
- a CDS encoding glutamine synthetase family protein produces the protein MTEESLREVRAFLAEFPDTQAVDVIFADLSGVVRGKRYPVADLSRIFGDGLAFPASSFLLDTAGANTDAGGRGFSDGDPDCFAVPIPDTLDRVPWSAQPLAQVLLTCRQRDGQPLFFEPRNVLARVAQNLESELGLTACVAFELEFYLIDRSRGALGAPQPPFSPATGERDRATQVYGMDQVDTFGAVLTDIVESCKAQGVPTGAISAEYAPGQFEINLRHVEDPLAAADDCVLFKRAVKGVARKYDMQATFMAKPYPEEAGNGMHLHISLFDAEGRNVLDDGQGGISDRFRHALGGLLATLPEAMAFLAPNINSYRRYQPDVFVPIRRSWAEENRSVALRIPLGSGTAKRVEHRMPGADANPYLTLAALLAGMHHGIANRLDPGPPASGNAATAFDPALPMRPRRALQRLRRGKLLRDYLGKDYVDLYVQAKEAEYETFEAAITPQEYQWYLLAD
- a CDS encoding YunG family protein, coding for MAPAYDEGRIRSALEHAWSLDTAVQWTPENPASGQCNVTAVVILDLFGGDLLRTRLPGVWHYYNRLEGRRVDFTDSQFSAPGALFAAPAEYDDDVTTREAAMTGIPLREYEALKASLVAHL